In one window of uncultured Acetobacteroides sp. DNA:
- a CDS encoding helix-turn-helix transcriptional regulator — translation MLKLNLYRILLSRGIEDPYQHLRSNGYQRHKITNLMHGRNATVNLDELEYLCETYGCTPNDLLDWTPSDESKDNKSHPLQPLRRSKTSVSIHKMIDALSPDRIKELERYIVERGER, via the coding sequence ATGCTAAAGCTAAACCTTTACCGCATTCTGCTATCGCGTGGAATCGAAGATCCCTACCAGCATCTCCGAAGCAACGGATACCAGCGCCATAAGATCACCAACCTGATGCATGGAAGAAATGCAACCGTCAATCTCGATGAACTCGAGTACCTATGCGAAACTTACGGCTGCACACCCAACGATTTACTTGACTGGACTCCATCCGATGAGAGTAAAGACAACAAAAGCCATCCCCTACAGCCACTACGCCGCAGCAAAACGTCCGTGTCCATCCACAAAATGATCGATGCCCTATCCCCCGATAGGATTAAGGAGCTGGAGAGGTATATTGTGGAGAGGGGTGAGAGGTAA
- a CDS encoding DUF559 domain-containing protein, giving the protein MNKPKIIPYNPKLVELAKHLRKHSTKSEVILWNYLKAKKMLGYDFTRQKPIDSYIIDFYCNDLMLAIEIDGYSHQLEEVYAKDVDKSRRLEELGIRLLRFQDVEVFQNIKGVLLVIENTVIELSSIDN; this is encoded by the coding sequence ATGAATAAGCCAAAGATAATTCCCTACAATCCCAAGCTAGTTGAGCTAGCCAAGCATCTACGAAAGCATTCCACCAAATCGGAGGTAATTCTATGGAACTATCTTAAGGCAAAGAAGATGCTTGGCTATGATTTCACTCGCCAAAAGCCAATTGATAGCTATATCATAGATTTCTACTGTAACGATTTAATGCTAGCCATTGAAATCGATGGGTATTCTCATCAGCTGGAAGAGGTTTATGCAAAGGATGTCGATAAAAGCAGACGCTTAGAGGAACTTGGCATCAGGTTACTCCGCTTTCAGGATGTTGAAGTGTTTCAAAACATCAAAGGTGTTTTACTAGTCATTGAGAATACTGTAATAGAGTTGAGTTCTATCGATAATTAA